One segment of Niabella beijingensis DNA contains the following:
- a CDS encoding DUF4173 domain-containing protein, which yields MKKNLFLLAGTVLFAFLFYNQEMGLNFSLFAIFIYTAIRSSAPAIRRAPFSGWLTAALAVTVGTFTWYGGPLPFLTLFATLVLIACRAYAPSMHMLLVPFSGALNFASFIFRAPLLATWLPLKTLSLGQFYKKVIYYFLIPGTLAVVFLIVYSSSSSLFLSFFRLNWNPDLFQIFILSGVGFFITFSLLHYWVPDMLLEYNNRIQDHFSDTAAETGTDPKSADAAFYRKSAEISLIVLNVLITGFIVTYCIEQFEKSPSGNLSKELHERVYLLIFSILMAIAVIMVFFQGKLNFDKKNRALKDYAFLWIGLNAVLILVVVLKNNQYVTAYGLTFKRIGVYIFLLLTALGLWFTMLKIKHRKTNSYLLSRMVWTGYTALVIGCAVNWSWIVTKYNHSKQSTWDIDYVKDLPYNKQLLYDIYMKDAAPEEKQQFLQTIETEKNRPLLSRHLYYQFIQLQP from the coding sequence ATGAAAAAGAATCTTTTTTTGCTCGCCGGAACCGTCCTGTTCGCTTTTCTTTTCTACAACCAGGAGATGGGCCTCAACTTCAGCCTGTTTGCCATTTTCATTTATACCGCCATCCGGTCCTCCGCTCCGGCTATCCGCCGCGCCCCTTTTTCCGGGTGGCTTACCGCCGCATTAGCAGTAACTGTAGGCACCTTCACCTGGTATGGCGGGCCGCTGCCGTTCCTGACACTGTTTGCCACCCTGGTTCTTATTGCCTGCAGGGCCTATGCGCCATCCATGCACATGCTGCTGGTACCTTTCTCCGGAGCTCTGAATTTTGCCAGCTTTATTTTCCGGGCGCCCCTGTTAGCTACCTGGCTGCCGCTTAAAACGCTTTCGCTCGGGCAATTCTATAAGAAAGTGATTTATTATTTCCTGATCCCCGGTACGCTTGCGGTAGTATTTCTCATCGTTTACAGTTCAAGCAGCTCACTGTTCCTTTCCTTTTTCCGTCTCAACTGGAATCCCGACCTGTTCCAGATCTTCATATTGAGTGGCGTCGGGTTTTTTATTACATTCAGCCTGCTGCATTACTGGGTACCCGATATGCTGCTGGAGTACAACAACCGTATACAGGATCATTTTTCAGATACCGCTGCTGAAACCGGCACCGATCCCAAATCCGCCGATGCCGCCTTCTACCGTAAGAGCGCAGAAATATCGCTGATCGTACTCAATGTGCTGATCACCGGCTTTATCGTTACCTACTGTATTGAACAGTTTGAAAAAAGTCCATCCGGCAACCTGAGCAAGGAATTACACGAGCGCGTCTACCTGCTCATTTTTTCTATCCTCATGGCCATTGCCGTTATTATGGTCTTCTTTCAGGGCAAGCTGAACTTTGATAAAAAGAACCGGGCACTGAAGGACTATGCGTTTCTCTGGATCGGCCTGAACGCGGTACTGATCCTTGTGGTGGTATTAAAGAACAACCAGTATGTAACCGCCTACGGACTAACCTTTAAAAGGATCGGGGTTTATATATTCCTGCTGCTTACGGCCCTCGGCCTGTGGTTCACCATGCTGAAAATAAAGCACCGCAAAACCAACAGCTATCTGCTGAGCCGTATGGTATGGACGGGCTATACCGCCCTGGTAATAGGCTGCGCCGTCAATTGGAGCTGGATCGTCACAAAATATAACCATTCAAAACAAAGCACCTGGGACATCGATTATGTAAAAGACCTGCCTTACAATAAACAACTCCTCTATGATATTTATATGAAAGATGCGGCACCGGAGGAAAAACAGCAATTTCTCCAGACCATCGAAACCGAAAAAAACAGGCCGTTGCTATCCCGTCATTTATATTATCAATTTATACAGTTACAGCCATGA
- a CDS encoding alpha/beta hydrolase family protein has translation MKRALFSLAAALFTIMTMNAQSINGSWKGALDVQGTKISLIFHIKDSAGGWATTMDSPDQGASGIPVDSTSFADNKLYLAVKAAGISYNGTLSGSTITGEFKQGGMQLPLTLTKTVVTKPGDTTLPSGEVELQKIMAQDKGDYKYKVEDYFARPKSSQFQLSPGGKYLSYMEKDDAGKRHVYVKEIATGKINRAIEEKEELIKGYGWINDERLVYAMDKGGNENYHIYAANVDGSNVLDLTPFDDVQAGIERILKDQKNYMIISMNRDNKQIFEPYKVNVVTGQLEKLYENKDVSNPIAGYDFDKDGNLRGFSKMFQGIKTQYFYKPAGANDYELYFTNNWDDNFNILSFSYNPSNPDEAYVLTNLDSDRARIILYDFKKKEKIKEVFSNKDYDAGGLGLSRKRNYEVDYYSYEGEKEEVIPVSGLFKKMSADLKKEFKDYQFIITGKTDDESKYLVYVTSDRLVGRYYIYDVASAKTTFLYDLMPQLKEANMAVMKPIAFKSRDGKTIHGYITLPEAALNGKKVPLVVNPHGGPQGVRDSWGFNPETQLFASRGYATLQVNFRISGGYGKDFLRAGFKQIGRKLMDDIEDGVNYVIEKGWADPDKKAIYGGSHGGYATLMGLVKTPDLYTCGVDYVGVSNIETFFASFPEYWKPYKEMVKQIWYDLDDPQEAKIAKEVSPFYQLDKIRKPLLVVQGANDPRVNINESDQIVKALRVKGFDVPYMVKYNEGHGFQREENRIGFYKTMLGFLAGYLK, from the coding sequence ATGAAAAGAGCTTTATTTAGCCTGGCAGCTGCACTTTTTACTATAATGACAATGAATGCACAATCAATTAACGGCTCCTGGAAGGGCGCACTGGATGTACAGGGAACAAAGATCTCTCTGATTTTTCATATAAAGGATAGCGCCGGCGGATGGGCAACCACTATGGACAGCCCAGATCAGGGCGCCAGCGGTATCCCGGTAGACAGTACCAGCTTTGCAGACAACAAGCTCTATCTCGCTGTAAAAGCCGCAGGGATCAGTTATAACGGAACGCTCAGCGGCAGTACTATCACCGGGGAGTTTAAACAGGGTGGCATGCAGCTTCCCTTAACACTGACAAAAACGGTGGTGACCAAACCGGGGGACACGACCCTGCCATCCGGGGAAGTGGAGCTGCAAAAGATCATGGCCCAGGATAAAGGCGATTATAAATATAAAGTAGAAGATTATTTTGCCCGGCCAAAATCTTCCCAGTTTCAATTGTCGCCCGGAGGTAAATACCTTTCTTATATGGAAAAGGACGATGCGGGGAAACGTCATGTATATGTAAAGGAAATAGCCACCGGAAAGATAAACCGCGCTATCGAAGAAAAAGAAGAGCTGATAAAGGGCTATGGCTGGATCAATGATGAACGGCTGGTGTACGCCATGGACAAAGGCGGCAATGAGAATTATCATATCTACGCGGCCAATGTGGATGGCAGCAATGTACTGGATCTGACGCCTTTTGATGATGTGCAGGCCGGTATAGAACGGATCCTGAAAGATCAGAAAAATTATATGATCATTTCGATGAACCGGGATAACAAACAGATCTTTGAGCCGTATAAAGTGAATGTGGTTACGGGCCAGCTGGAGAAACTGTATGAAAATAAAGATGTGAGCAATCCCATTGCCGGTTATGATTTTGATAAGGACGGTAACCTCCGGGGATTTTCGAAAATGTTCCAGGGGATTAAAACACAGTATTTTTATAAACCGGCCGGCGCTAACGACTACGAGCTTTATTTTACCAATAACTGGGATGATAATTTTAATATCCTTTCTTTCAGCTATAACCCATCCAATCCAGACGAGGCTTATGTTTTAACCAACCTGGATTCTGACCGGGCACGTATTATCCTGTATGATTTTAAAAAGAAGGAAAAAATCAAGGAAGTATTTTCCAACAAAGATTATGATGCCGGTGGCCTGGGGCTCTCGCGTAAGCGTAACTATGAGGTGGATTACTACTCCTATGAGGGCGAAAAGGAAGAAGTGATCCCGGTAAGCGGACTGTTTAAAAAAATGAGCGCAGATCTGAAAAAGGAATTCAAGGACTACCAGTTTATTATCACCGGCAAAACAGATGATGAAAGCAAATACCTGGTATATGTGACCAGCGACCGGCTGGTGGGCAGGTATTATATCTATGATGTGGCCTCGGCTAAGACCACTTTTCTGTATGACCTGATGCCGCAGCTGAAAGAGGCGAATATGGCAGTAATGAAGCCCATTGCCTTCAAAAGCCGCGATGGTAAAACAATTCATGGGTATATCACCCTGCCGGAAGCGGCACTGAACGGTAAAAAAGTGCCCCTGGTAGTGAACCCGCATGGTGGGCCGCAGGGCGTCCGCGACAGCTGGGGCTTTAACCCCGAAACACAATTGTTTGCCAGCAGGGGCTATGCCACATTACAGGTGAATTTCAGGATCAGTGGCGGTTACGGCAAGGACTTTTTAAGAGCAGGGTTTAAACAGATCGGCCGCAAACTGATGGACGATATAGAAGATGGCGTAAACTATGTAATTGAAAAGGGATGGGCCGATCCGGATAAGAAGGCCATCTATGGCGGAAGTCATGGCGGTTATGCCACCCTTATGGGCCTGGTGAAGACCCCGGACCTCTATACCTGCGGTGTCGACTATGTAGGGGTTTCTAATATTGAGACCTTCTTTGCATCCTTTCCGGAATACTGGAAGCCATATAAAGAAATGGTAAAACAGATCTGGTATGACCTGGATGATCCGCAGGAGGCTAAAATAGCGAAAGAGGTTTCACCTTTTTACCAGCTGGATAAGATCAGAAAACCATTACTCGTAGTACAGGGAGCCAACGATCCACGGGTAAATATTAACGAGTCCGACCAGATCGTAAAAGCCCTGCGCGTAAAGGGGTTTGATGTACCTTATATGGTAAAATACAACGAAGGACACGGCTTTCAACGGGAAGAGAACCGCATCGGATTCTATAAGACCATGCTGGGGTTTCTGGCAGGGTATTTAAAATAA
- a CDS encoding winged helix-turn-helix domain-containing protein — protein MSIIEKLNKDFESRVRLGIMSVLVVNSWVDFLEMKEHLGVTDGNLASHITALEAKKYIEVKKEFVGKKTRTSYKVTKSGKESFVQHINALERLLK, from the coding sequence ATGAGTATTATTGAAAAACTGAATAAAGATTTTGAAAGCAGGGTCCGCCTCGGGATCATGTCGGTCCTTGTGGTGAACAGCTGGGTGGATTTTCTTGAAATGAAGGAACACCTGGGTGTCACCGACGGTAATCTCGCCAGTCATATCACCGCATTGGAGGCCAAAAAATACATAGAAGTAAAAAAAGAATTTGTTGGCAAAAAAACCCGCACGTCCTACAAGGTAACAAAGAGCGGTAAAGAATCATTTGTACAGCACATCAACGCACTGGAGCGTTTATTAAAATAA
- the surE gene encoding 5'/3'-nucleotidase SurE: protein MANKKQTVKKEEPIILVTNDDGIAAAGIRNLVEAVRGLGKIVVVAPDKPQSGMGHAITIGHPLRLYEVELFEGIRAFSCSGTPVDCVKLAVDKILHRKPDICISGINHGANHSINVIYSGTMSAAMEAAIESIPAVGFSLLDYGAEPDFTASRHYARLIVEKMLRKKLPQHFLLNVNIPKALPEQLKGYKICKQAYAKYQEKFIERKDPHGRNYYWLTGEFVNFDKSKDTDVWALANNYVSVVPVQFDLTDYSLKQKLEKDWEESK from the coding sequence ATGGCAAACAAAAAGCAAACAGTAAAAAAAGAAGAGCCCATCATCCTGGTAACCAACGACGACGGTATTGCCGCCGCCGGTATCCGTAACCTGGTGGAAGCCGTACGGGGGCTGGGGAAAATTGTTGTGGTGGCGCCGGACAAGCCGCAGTCGGGAATGGGACACGCCATTACCATCGGTCATCCGCTGCGCCTGTATGAAGTGGAGTTGTTTGAAGGAATAAGGGCCTTTTCCTGTTCCGGAACCCCGGTTGATTGTGTAAAGCTGGCCGTGGATAAGATCCTGCACCGCAAACCAGACATTTGTATCAGTGGAATCAATCACGGTGCCAATCACAGCATCAATGTAATTTATTCCGGTACCATGTCTGCCGCAATGGAAGCGGCGATCGAAAGTATTCCCGCCGTGGGATTCTCATTGCTGGATTATGGAGCGGAACCGGATTTCACGGCTTCCCGGCACTATGCCCGGCTCATCGTAGAGAAAATGCTCCGTAAAAAACTGCCGCAACATTTCCTCCTGAATGTGAACATCCCCAAAGCGTTGCCTGAGCAGTTGAAGGGCTACAAGATCTGCAAACAGGCCTACGCCAAATACCAGGAAAAATTTATCGAGCGGAAAGATCCCCATGGGCGCAACTATTACTGGCTCACGGGGGAGTTTGTAAATTTCGATAAATCAAAGGATACGGATGTCTGGGCGCTGGCGAACAACTATGTAAGCGTGGTACCGGTACAATTTGATCTTACCGATTATAGTCTGAAACAGAAACTGGAAAAGGACTGGGAGGAGTCGAAATAA
- a CDS encoding DUF6728 family protein, with the protein MGIWDQIAEYLFLKKKDPARPKSKWVGYMHGINRLSLLLFLIAIIIIIIKLLRR; encoded by the coding sequence ATGGGCATCTGGGATCAAATAGCCGAATATTTATTTTTAAAAAAGAAAGACCCGGCCCGCCCGAAAAGTAAATGGGTGGGCTATATGCACGGCATCAACCGGCTGAGTCTTTTATTGTTTCTTATCGCTATTATTATTATCATTATAAAATTATTGCGCCGTTAA
- a CDS encoding glycine--tRNA ligase produces the protein MATDSNKFQAIISHCKEYGFIFPSSEIYDGLQAVYDYGQWGAELKKNIKDYWWKSMTQLQDNIVGIDAAIFMHPTTWKASGHVDGFNDPMIDNKDSKKRYRVDHLIESYTDQLKAEGKEAEAAAITGEMEKADAAGDLVALKKIIDDNKIKCPVSGTANWTDIRQFNLMFSTEFGSTVSAEDENNKVYLRPETAQGIFVNFLNVQKTGRMKIPFGIAQIGKAFRNEIVARQFIFRMREFEQMEMQFFIKPGTQKEWYEYWKQERLKWHLELGVPDTEYRFHDHVKLAHYADAACDIEYNFPIGFKELEGIHSRTDFDLRNHQEYSKKKMQYFDNDIDPETGKPIGNYIPYVIETSIGLDRMFLSMVCAAYTEEDLSTAEKSDSRVVLKFPAKLAPIKLAVFPLLKKDGLPEIAKDIMARYRGDFKCFYEEKDAIGKRYRRMDALGVPFCVTIDHQTKEDNTVTIRHRDSMEQERIHIDQIGSVVGNAIK, from the coding sequence ATGGCAACAGATTCAAATAAGTTTCAGGCGATTATATCGCATTGTAAGGAATACGGGTTTATTTTCCCCAGCAGCGAGATCTATGACGGTCTACAGGCTGTTTACGATTACGGTCAGTGGGGAGCCGAACTGAAAAAGAATATTAAGGATTACTGGTGGAAATCCATGACGCAGCTTCAGGACAACATCGTAGGTATTGATGCAGCGATCTTTATGCATCCCACTACCTGGAAGGCCAGCGGGCACGTGGATGGGTTTAACGACCCGATGATCGATAATAAGGACAGCAAAAAACGTTACCGGGTAGACCACCTGATCGAATCATATACCGATCAGCTGAAGGCAGAAGGAAAAGAGGCGGAAGCCGCAGCCATTACGGGTGAAATGGAAAAGGCCGATGCGGCAGGAGACCTCGTGGCACTGAAAAAGATCATTGATGATAACAAGATCAAATGCCCTGTGAGTGGAACGGCCAACTGGACGGATATCCGCCAGTTCAACCTGATGTTCTCTACCGAATTCGGATCCACCGTTTCTGCCGAAGATGAAAATAATAAAGTGTACCTGCGCCCGGAAACGGCCCAGGGGATCTTTGTAAATTTCCTGAATGTGCAGAAGACCGGAAGAATGAAGATCCCGTTTGGTATCGCCCAGATCGGTAAGGCATTCCGGAATGAGATCGTTGCCCGTCAGTTCATTTTCCGTATGCGGGAATTTGAGCAGATGGAAATGCAGTTCTTTATCAAGCCCGGTACACAAAAAGAGTGGTATGAGTACTGGAAGCAGGAACGCCTGAAATGGCACCTGGAGCTGGGTGTTCCCGATACAGAATACCGTTTTCACGATCACGTAAAGCTGGCGCACTACGCCGATGCGGCCTGCGATATCGAGTACAATTTCCCGATCGGCTTTAAAGAACTGGAAGGGATCCACAGCCGTACCGATTTTGACCTGAGGAACCACCAGGAGTACAGCAAAAAGAAAATGCAGTATTTCGATAATGATATCGATCCGGAAACCGGAAAGCCGATCGGTAATTATATTCCCTATGTGATCGAGACCTCTATTGGTCTGGACAGGATGTTCCTTTCAATGGTCTGCGCCGCTTATACGGAAGAGGACCTGAGCACTGCGGAAAAGTCCGATAGCCGTGTGGTATTGAAGTTCCCGGCGAAGCTGGCACCGATAAAGCTGGCGGTGTTCCCCTTATTAAAAAAAGACGGGCTGCCCGAGATCGCAAAAGATATCATGGCCAGATACCGGGGAGACTTTAAATGCTTCTATGAAGAAAAGGATGCCATCGGTAAGCGGTACCGCCGGATGGACGCACTGGGTGTTCCGTTCTGTGTTACGATCGATCACCAGACAAAAGAAGACAACACGGTTACCATCCGTCACCGCGACAGTATGGAGCAGGAGCGGATCCACATCGACCAGATCGGTTCCGTCGTGGGTAATGCCATAAAATAA
- a CDS encoding FecR family protein — MNKERLTELLAKKASGMLTLPEARELAEYLENNPDDQQLITLLDDFFKGSLYFDGYTEPMLNERVARLNQKIFKDDQLQRLSQKKRPLRKMTVALSAAAIFILLAGAAWYVLFSDKKKASVPKNVLATRPGSKSTVELPDGTKVLLNADTRLFYDQSFGNGTREVTLEGEAYFDVVKDAAHPFIVHTALMNIKVLGTVFNVRAYASEEDMQTTLLRGSVEVTLKKKGDRKILVLKPNEKLVVRNITEGGQLKKPAGNSLPDIAIMTVKAMENDSTVKEAQWTKNRLVFDQSRLEDVLPELERWYGVTMQTSDSSLLSRKISGIYENESLTEVLESFKLVLGFNYKISGNTVTILK; from the coding sequence ATGAATAAAGAAAGACTTACGGAATTGCTTGCAAAAAAGGCTTCGGGGATGCTTACGCTTCCTGAGGCAAGAGAATTAGCCGAATACCTGGAAAACAATCCCGATGATCAGCAGCTGATCACTTTACTGGATGATTTTTTTAAAGGAAGCCTGTATTTCGACGGTTATACAGAGCCGATGCTGAATGAAAGAGTGGCACGTCTGAACCAGAAGATCTTTAAGGATGATCAGCTACAGCGGCTCTCACAAAAAAAGCGTCCCCTGCGCAAGATGACCGTTGCACTTTCGGCTGCTGCCATTTTCATCCTGCTGGCGGGGGCTGCCTGGTATGTTCTTTTCAGCGATAAGAAAAAGGCATCGGTACCGAAAAATGTCCTGGCTACCCGGCCGGGTTCTAAATCAACAGTTGAACTTCCTGACGGAACAAAGGTATTGCTGAACGCCGATACCCGATTATTTTATGATCAGTCGTTTGGCAATGGTACCCGTGAGGTGACACTGGAAGGTGAAGCTTATTTTGATGTGGTAAAAGATGCCGCGCACCCATTTATTGTACACACCGCCTTAATGAACATCAAGGTATTGGGTACCGTTTTCAATGTAAGGGCCTATGCCAGCGAGGAAGATATGCAGACCACCTTGTTAAGGGGATCGGTGGAGGTAACACTGAAGAAAAAAGGAGACCGGAAGATACTGGTCTTGAAACCCAATGAAAAGCTGGTGGTGCGGAATATTACAGAAGGAGGCCAGCTGAAAAAGCCGGCCGGTAATAGCTTGCCGGATATCGCTATTATGACGGTAAAAGCAATGGAGAATGATTCCACAGTCAAAGAAGCGCAGTGGACAAAGAACCGGCTGGTATTCGACCAGTCAAGGCTGGAAGATGTGCTCCCCGAACTGGAACGATGGTATGGCGTTACGATGCAGACCAGCGATTCCTCCCTGCTGAGCAGAAAAATAAGCGGTATTTATGAAAATGAAAGTCTGACGGAAGTATTGGAATCGTTCAAACTGGTGCTGGGCTTTAATTATAAGATATCCGGAAATACGGTAACGATCCTGAAATAA
- the xrtK gene encoding exosortase K, whose protein sequence is MQTREKIIFTVLGGLLLAGLKLLLRSTDIQQQLFLLAPVSTIVEIASAHKAQFIPGEGFFFPDLNVLINKSCSGASFMLTALLPAGYLLLKYAGSIKQLLKMLPLALLTVYLTTILANTSRILTAIGLKQTGLILNNTTSLHELQGAAIYLFYLTTACLLAEKWFHSKFKTYENAA, encoded by the coding sequence ATGCAAACCAGAGAAAAAATTATTTTCACCGTATTGGGAGGTCTGCTCCTTGCCGGTTTAAAATTGCTGCTCCGGTCGACTGATATACAGCAGCAGCTCTTTCTTCTTGCACCGGTCAGCACCATTGTTGAAATTGCCAGCGCTCACAAGGCACAGTTCATACCCGGCGAAGGTTTCTTTTTCCCCGATCTAAATGTGCTGATCAACAAATCCTGTTCGGGCGCTTCTTTTATGCTTACAGCCCTGCTGCCGGCAGGCTACCTGTTGCTGAAGTATGCCGGCTCTATTAAACAGCTTTTAAAAATGCTGCCATTAGCGCTGCTGACCGTATACCTGACTACGATCCTGGCCAACACCTCCCGCATTTTGACCGCAATCGGGTTAAAACAAACAGGACTCATACTTAATAACACGACATCTCTGCACGAATTACAGGGTGCGGCCATTTACCTGTTTTACCTGACAACCGCCTGCCTGCTGGCAGAAAAATGGTTTCATTCAAAATTCAAGACCTATGAAAACGCTGCTTAG
- the lpxB gene encoding lipid-A-disaccharide synthase: MSSHPRYYIIAGEASGDLHGSNLVAALKQQVPGCEIRGWGGDKMEAAGMKLVKHYRELAFMGFVEVVMNLKTILNNLRFCKEDVLAFKPDLLILVDYPGFNLRIAKWAKEQGIRVVYYISPQVWAWKEGRVKMMKRCIDKMLVILPFEKAYYRQKWNWEVDYVGHPLIEEIERKKKAGTDLVIKDADGAPVTKPVIALLPGSRKQEIEKKLPVMLAVSREFPDYQFVVAQAPAVENSFYQQFTREYPNVSIVNNRTYDVLLQSTAALVTSGTATLETALFGVPEVVCYKGSEISYQIAKRVISIKYISLVNLIMDKPVVKELIQGEMNTANIITELTALLFDEQRKAALKKDYEALHRILAAEGNASRKAAEIITQLVKT; encoded by the coding sequence ATGAGCAGTCATCCCAGGTATTATATTATTGCGGGAGAAGCCTCCGGCGATCTTCATGGGAGTAATCTTGTTGCAGCATTAAAACAACAGGTGCCCGGCTGCGAGATCCGCGGCTGGGGCGGCGATAAGATGGAGGCCGCAGGAATGAAGCTGGTAAAGCATTACCGGGAGCTGGCATTTATGGGCTTTGTGGAAGTAGTGATGAACCTCAAAACCATTTTGAACAACCTCCGTTTCTGTAAGGAAGATGTGCTGGCCTTTAAACCGGATCTGCTGATCCTGGTGGACTATCCGGGCTTTAACCTCCGCATCGCCAAATGGGCAAAGGAGCAGGGCATCCGCGTGGTATATTACATTTCGCCCCAGGTGTGGGCATGGAAAGAGGGGCGTGTAAAAATGATGAAACGCTGTATCGACAAAATGCTGGTGATCCTGCCTTTTGAAAAAGCCTATTACCGGCAAAAGTGGAACTGGGAAGTGGACTATGTAGGACATCCGCTGATCGAGGAGATCGAACGGAAAAAGAAAGCCGGAACAGATCTTGTAATAAAAGACGCCGATGGCGCGCCGGTAACCAAACCGGTGATCGCATTGCTGCCCGGCAGCCGCAAACAGGAGATTGAAAAAAAACTGCCTGTAATGCTGGCTGTAAGCAGGGAATTTCCGGATTACCAGTTTGTGGTGGCGCAGGCACCGGCGGTGGAGAATAGTTTTTACCAGCAATTCACCCGGGAGTATCCCAATGTAAGTATTGTTAATAATCGTACCTACGATGTATTGTTGCAGTCCACCGCTGCACTGGTGACCTCCGGCACAGCCACGCTGGAAACCGCCCTGTTCGGGGTTCCGGAAGTGGTTTGTTACAAAGGCTCCGAGATCAGTTACCAGATCGCAAAACGCGTGATCAGTATCAAGTATATCTCCCTGGTGAACCTGATCATGGACAAACCGGTAGTAAAAGAACTGATACAGGGAGAAATGAACACAGCAAATATCATTACCGAACTGACTGCTTTGTTATTCGATGAGCAGCGGAAAGCGGCGTTAAAGAAGGATTATGAAGCCTTGCACCGGATCCTGGCAGCAGAAGGCAATGCATCCCGAAAAGCAGCAGAAATTATCACTCAATTGGTAAAGACTTAG
- a CDS encoding HEAT repeat domain-containing protein, producing the protein MAFYDLSKADRTRLVQKISAALEAAFREGKGRACLRYFKDADTYIRKTAYLATGRIYFEKPALQGSVLKALQQLATHKEYHVRQTAVNAAGEIGKKDFKTVQLFFDRGLSDAHHTVRNAVIGSVKKMGEVNPVPVLKWAKRYLHHEDKEIRREICHGIELRGRTHPEDILPLLKELQFDKTARVRNTLVHVLGQIAYKKGCLQTVLTDLKTWENSTLVQDALKEIIDVHNRYKDFAALTQAAARAMVTACFDKDKK; encoded by the coding sequence ATGGCGTTCTATGACCTGTCGAAGGCAGACCGGACCCGGCTGGTTCAAAAGATCAGTGCAGCTCTCGAAGCAGCGTTCAGAGAAGGTAAAGGCAGGGCCTGTCTCCGGTATTTTAAAGATGCTGATACCTATATCCGCAAAACCGCTTATCTGGCAACAGGTCGGATCTACTTTGAAAAACCTGCATTACAGGGTTCTGTTTTAAAAGCACTGCAACAGCTGGCAACACATAAGGAATATCATGTCCGGCAGACTGCAGTAAATGCCGCGGGAGAGATCGGGAAGAAGGATTTTAAAACGGTTCAGCTGTTCTTTGATCGCGGATTGTCCGATGCACATCATACGGTGCGAAATGCCGTCATAGGATCCGTAAAAAAGATGGGAGAAGTAAACCCGGTACCTGTTCTTAAATGGGCAAAACGCTATCTGCATCATGAAGACAAGGAAATACGCCGCGAGATCTGCCATGGCATAGAATTGCGGGGACGCACACATCCGGAAGATATTCTTCCCCTGTTAAAAGAACTGCAGTTTGATAAAACCGCGCGGGTTCGTAATACGCTGGTGCATGTGCTGGGACAGATTGCCTATAAAAAAGGCTGTTTGCAAACAGTGCTGACTGATCTGAAGACCTGGGAGAATTCCACACTGGTACAGGATGCACTGAAAGAGATCATTGATGTACATAACCGTTATAAGGATTTTGCGGCACTTACCCAGGCAGCGGCCAGGGCAATGGTTACGGCCTGTTTTGACAAGGACAAAAAATGA
- a CDS encoding RNA polymerase sigma-70 factor, translating to MNIARAAGSYGEATGSGMSLPCLLIFGGPPLTGMDNICKILCIFTGTMTEKRKKYLVCSVAENNDQSAFEELFVFYYPGLVSFAAGILNDRQLAEEVVEDVFLKLWENRNTLVSINNFSHYIYTASKYAAINALKARKKTIEEITGDEFLLSYTYNGPEADLISNENIKEILRAINQLPPRCRLIFRLVKEEGMKYQEVAQLLQLSVKTVENQMIIAMGKIRESLEFFLPELKKRFSTKKA from the coding sequence ATGAACATTGCCAGGGCGGCAGGATCATACGGGGAGGCAACAGGCTCAGGAATGTCTTTGCCCTGCCTGCTGATATTTGGAGGGCCTCCGCTTACCGGTATGGATAACATTTGTAAGATTCTTTGTATTTTCACCGGTACGATGACTGAGAAGCGTAAGAAATATCTTGTTTGTTCCGTTGCCGAAAACAATGATCAGTCCGCTTTTGAAGAGCTGTTCGTCTTTTACTATCCCGGCCTGGTATCCTTTGCCGCAGGTATCCTTAATGACCGGCAGCTTGCAGAAGAAGTGGTGGAGGATGTTTTCCTGAAATTATGGGAGAACAGGAATACGCTGGTTTCAATCAATAATTTCTCACACTATATTTATACCGCCAGTAAATACGCGGCCATTAATGCATTAAAGGCCCGGAAAAAGACCATTGAAGAAATAACCGGGGATGAGTTCCTGCTGAGCTATACCTATAATGGTCCCGAAGCAGATCTGATCAGTAATGAAAATATTAAAGAGATCCTGCGGGCCATCAACCAGCTTCCCCCGAGATGCCGGCTGATCTTCCGGTTGGTAAAGGAAGAGGGGATGAAATACCAGGAAGTGGCGCAATTGCTCCAACTCTCGGTAAAAACCGTTGAGAACCAAATGATTATTGCAATGGGTAAGATCCGGGAGTCTCTTGAGTTTTTTTTGCCCGAATTGAAAAAACGTTTTAGCACAAAAAAAGCGTAA